In Marinibacterium anthonyi, the DNA window TCACGGATACCCTGGCCGAGCTGGCCGCGCAGGCGGAATCCCTGGCCGCATCGGTCGAGGAGAAGGTCACGCCCGAAGCGCCGATGGCCATAGATGCCGAGCCGGAAGAGGAGGGCGTCGTCACCCAGATGTCGCCCGAACCTTTTGATTCAGAAAAGGAAACGCCGCCCCAGGGCTAAGGGGCGGTGACCCGCCTGTCGGGGTGCCGGCCGCCGGGCGGGAAAAAAAGTCCGACGGAATGGACGGGCCGCTGCGTACGAAGGTCATAAGAACCTCGAACAGGAGCAGCTGATGAAAACCCTTTTGATCGCTTCCCAAGTCCTTGTCGTGTCGGCCGCCGCGGCCTTCGCGCAGACCGCGCCCGACGCCCAGGCCCCCGCGTCCACGACGCCCCCGGCCCAGGGACAGATCCAGGAACAGACCCAGGATGAACCCGGCAAGGGGCCCAAACCCGAGCACTGGAACAAGGGCGACAAGCCGCACCATTCGCAGATGCGCATGGGCCAGGGCGGCCCCGGCATGGGGAAAGGCCACGGCCAGGGAATGGGCCAAGGCATGGGCCAGGGAATGAGCCAGGGAATGGGCCAGGGAATGGGAATGGGCTACGGCATGATGCCCGGCTACGCCATGGTCCCGGGCTACGTGATGGTGCCCGGCTATGTGCCGGTGCCCATGATGCCGATGATGCCGATGGGGCAGGGCATGATGCCCCAGATGATGCCCCAGATGATGCCCCAGATGATGCCGATGATGCCCGGAATGGCGCCCGGCATGATGCAGGGCGGCCAAGGTGGTCATGGCGGCCATGGTGGGCATGATTTCCACGCGGACCGCGGTGATCACGATGATCACGGCGGTCGTTGGGAAGGCCGCGGCGAAGGCCGGGCCCGGTTCATGCAGCCGCCGTTCCTTGCCGACATGATGTCCGACGGCGGTGTGACCCGCGACGAGTTCGACGCCAAGGCCGATCAGATCTTCATGCGGCTGGATGCCAACGGGGACGGCACGATCACCATGGACGAACTGCCGCGCCATGGCGCCATCGCCAAGCGGATGATGGAACAGGCGCCGGATCAGGCCGATGAGGCTCCGGCCGACAATTCGGGCAACTGATAGCCCTGACATGCGAAACGGCCCCCGAAGTCGGGGGCCGTTTTCTTTTGGCGACGCGAAAGACCGGTCAGCCGTTGGCTTCGCGGATCTTGTTGGCGGCGTCCTTGTCGTAGGTCACGCCGTTTTGTTCGAACAGCGTGTCCAGTTCGCCCGACAGCGTCATTTCGGTGATGATGTCGCAGCCGCCGACGAATTCGCCCTTTACGTAAAGTTGCGGGATCGTCGGCCAGTCCGAGAAGTCCTTGATGCCCTGGCGGACCTCGTCGTCGGCCAGCACGTTCACGTCGGTGAAATCGACGCCCATGTAGTTCAGAACCCCGGCCACGCGGCTGGAAAAGCCGCACTGGGGCATGGACTTGGTGCCCTTCATGTACAGGACCACGTCATTGGCCGTGATCGTGTCCTTGATCTTCGTTTCAGCGCTCATGTCTCGTATCCCTTTAGCGTCAAAGGTGAAATTCGGTTTCATCCCGGCCCGGCGGGCGCGGTCTGCAGGTCAGTCGGGCGCCTTGGTGGTCAGCGCAAGCGCGTGCAATTCGCCCTGCGCGCCATCCATTCTGCCCTTGAGCGCGGCATAGACCGCGCGCTGCTGCTGCACGCGGTTCATGCCGCGAAAGCTCTCGTCGATCACCTCGGCGGAGTAGTGATTGCCGTCGCCGGCAAGGTCGGTGATGGTGATGCGGGCTTCAGGAAAGCTTTCCCGGATCAGCGTCTCGATTTCGTGGGCTTGCATGGCCATGGCTATGGTCTCCCTGCTCGGTGAGAAAATGTAGGCCGCGCGCCGCCTCTGCGCAAGACGGGCGCGATCGATGCCAACCTGGCAACCCTGGGGCCGGGGGCGGGACCCTTGCGTCAGCCTACGGCGTCGGCAAAGGCCCCGCGGTACAGGGCAACCAGATCGGCCAGCGGCGCTTCGCTGGTGCCGAACTTGACCGTGTCGCCGGTGAACCGGCCCACGGTCGAGATCAGGACACCGGCCTGGCCCGCGCGGATCATCAGTTCTTCGGCCATGTCGAAGTTGCAGGCGATGAGGTAGCGCGCCTGGTCTTCGCCAAACAGCATCGAGGTCGTGCCGTCGTCGATGTGAACACCGACGCCACCGGCTTCGGCCATCTCGAAGGCGGCCAGCGCCAGCCCGCCGTCGGCCAGGTCGGTGCAGGCGCGGATCAGGTCGGCATTGGCGCGGATGAAGTCGCCGTTGCGCTTTTCCGCCGCCAGGTCGACGGTGGGCGCGGTCCCGTCTTCGCGGTTGAACACCTCGGCCAGCAGGGCGGACCGCCCCAGGTGGCCGGTGGTTTCGCCCACCAGGATCGCCAGGTGCCCGTCACGGGGCGTGCCGGCGATCAGGTCGTCCGCGGACCCGATCAGGCCCACGGCGCCGATGGTGGGCGTCGGCAGGATCGGTTCGCCGTCGGTTTCGTTGTAAAGCGACACGTTGCCGGACACGATCGGCATGTCCAGCGCCTCGCAGGCGGCGCCGATGCCCTGGATGGCGCCGACGAACTGGCCCATGATCCGCGGCTTCTCGGGGTTGCCGAAGTTCATGTTGTCAGTGGTGGCCAGCGGTTTCGCCCCCACGGCGCACAGGTTGCGCCAGGCTTCGGCCACCGCCTGCTTGCCGCCCTCGACCGGGTCGGCGACCACGTAGCGCGGCGTCACGTCGGAGGTGAAGGCCAGCATCTTGTCGGTCCCGTGCACCCGGATCACCCCGGCGCCCAGGCCGGGGTTGCGCACGGTGTCGGCCATGACCATGCTGTCGTATTGTTCGTAAACCCATTGCTTCGCAGCATAATTCGGGCTGCCGATCAGACCCTTCAGCCCGTCGATCGCGTCGATCTCGGGCACGTCGGCCATGGGTTCGGGCGCCTCTGTCGGCTCCCACGGGCGGTCGTATTCGGGGGCTTCGCCCGACAGCGCCTTCAGCGGCAGGTCGGCTTTCACCGCGCCGCCGTGCATCACGATGAACCGATCCTCGGGGATGGTTTCGCCGACGATGGCGAAATCCAGGTCCCATTTGTCGAACACGGCCTTGGCCTCGGCCTCCTTCTCGGGACGCAGCACCATGAGCATGCGCTCCTGGCTTTCCGACAGCATCATTTCGTAGGCGGTCATTGCCATTTCGCGGGTGGGCACCTTGTCAAGGTCCAGCCGGATCCCAAGGTTGCCCTTGTCGCCCATTTCCACGGCCGAACAGGTCAGGCCCGCCGCGCCCATGTCCTGGATCGAGATAACGGCGCCGGTCGCCATCAGTTCAAGGCAGGCTTCCATCAGGCACTTTTCGGTGAACGGGTCGCCGACCTGCACCGTGGGGCGCTTTTCCTCGATCGTGTCGTCGAATTCGGCAGACGCCATGGTAGCCCCGCCGACACCGTCGCGCCCCGTCTTGGCGCCCAGGTAGACCACGGGCATGCCCACGCCTGATGCGGCGGAATAGAAGATCTTGTCGGCGTCCGCGAGGCCCGCCGCGAAGGCGTTGACCAGGCAGTTGCCGTTATAGGCCGGATGGAACCGCACTTCGCCCCCGACGGTGGGCACGCCGAAGGCGTTGCCGTAGCCGCCGACACCGGCGACCACGCCCGACACCAATTGCTTGGTTTTGGGATGCGACGGTTCGCCGAAGCTTAGCGAATTCATCGCCGCAACGGGGCGGGCGCCCATGGTGAAGACATCGCGCAGGATACCCCCGACACCGGTCGCGGCCCCCTGGTAGGGTTCGATGTAGGACGGGTGATTGTGGCTTTCCATCTTGAACACCACGGCCTGACCATCGCCGATATCGACGATTCCGGCGTTTTCGCCCGGGCCACAGATCACCTGCGGGCCAGAGGTCGGCAGGGTGCGCAGCCATTTCTTGGAAGACTTGTAGGAACAATGTTCGTTCCACATCGCCGAAAAGATGCCAAGCTCGGTAAAGTTGGGTTCGCGGTTCAGGATCCGCAGGATATCCGCGTATTCCTCGGGCTTGAGCCCGTGCGCCTCGACCAGGTCCGGCGTGATGGCGGGGTCCGACATGTGAAGGCTTCCTTTGTCCCAGTCCCGTTCGCATGGTCCTTTACCGAAGCGTGGGACAAGGCG includes these proteins:
- a CDS encoding putative transcriptional regulator, BolA superfamily: MAMQAHEIETLIRESFPEARITITDLAGDGNHYSAEVIDESFRGMNRVQQQRAVYAALKGRMDGAQGELHALALTTKAPD
- the purL gene encoding Phosphoribosylformylglycinamidine synthase 2 translates to MSDPAITPDLVEAHGLKPEEYADILRILNREPNFTELGIFSAMWNEHCSYKSSKKWLRTLPTSGPQVICGPGENAGIVDIGDGQAVVFKMESHNHPSYIEPYQGAATGVGGILRDVFTMGARPVAAMNSLSFGEPSHPKTKQLVSGVVAGVGGYGNAFGVPTVGGEVRFHPAYNGNCLVNAFAAGLADADKIFYSAASGVGMPVVYLGAKTGRDGVGGATMASAEFDDTIEEKRPTVQVGDPFTEKCLMEACLELMATGAVISIQDMGAAGLTCSAVEMGDKGNLGIRLDLDKVPTREMAMTAYEMMLSESQERMLMVLRPEKEAEAKAVFDKWDLDFAIVGETIPEDRFIVMHGGAVKADLPLKALSGEAPEYDRPWEPTEAPEPMADVPEIDAIDGLKGLIGSPNYAAKQWVYEQYDSMVMADTVRNPGLGAGVIRVHGTDKMLAFTSDVTPRYVVADPVEGGKQAVAEAWRNLCAVGAKPLATTDNMNFGNPEKPRIMGQFVGAIQGIGAACEALDMPIVSGNVSLYNETDGEPILPTPTIGAVGLIGSADDLIAGTPRDGHLAILVGETTGHLGRSALLAEVFNREDGTAPTVDLAAEKRNGDFIRANADLIRACTDLADGGLALAAFEMAEAGGVGVHIDDGTTSMLFGEDQARYLIACNFDMAEELMIRAGQAGVLISTVGRFTGDTVKFGTSEAPLADLVALYRGAFADAVG
- the grxD gene encoding Monothiol glutaredoxin, whose protein sequence is MSAETKIKDTITANDVVLYMKGTKSMPQCGFSSRVAGVLNYMGVDFTDVNVLADDEVRQGIKDFSDWPTIPQLYVKGEFVGGCDIITEMTLSGELDTLFEQNGVTYDKDAANKIREANG